TGTGGCAGAAGCTATCTTTCTGATGAAGGTGAAACATGCTGTGATCACTTCCGTAGACAGGGATGAGCTGAAAGATGGTGGTTCCATCATCTGGGCCAACACCATCAAGGCTGTAAGGTCGTTGAGCCCTGAAACTACTATGGAAACCCTGATCCCTGACTTCAGAGGCCAGTGGGAAAACCTGCAGCGTATTATCGATGTAGCACCAGAGATAGTTTCTCATAACCTGGAAACTGTGGAGCGCCTGACAAAACAGGTGCGTATCCAGGCTAAATACCACAGAAGCCTCGAGGTGATCCGCCGTCTGAAAGACGGAGGTATGCGTACCAAGAGCGGTATCATGCTGGGTCTGGGTGAAACCAAAGAAGAAGTGATCCAGGCGATGCAGGATCTGTATGATAATGGTTGTGATGTAGTGACCCTTGGTCAATACCTGCAGCCTACACCAAAACATCTGCCTGTA
This Chitinophaga sancti DNA region includes the following protein-coding sequences:
- the lipA gene encoding lipoyl synthase; translation: MQEPILTTATPCSTAPDAAPAPRTKKPDWLRVKLPIGENYKQVRSLVDTHKLHTICESGNCPNMGECWGAGTSTFMILGNVCTRSCGFCAVATGRPEAVDWDEPQRVAEAIFLMKVKHAVITSVDRDELKDGGSIIWANTIKAVRSLSPETTMETLIPDFRGQWENLQRIIDVAPEIVSHNLETVERLTKQVRIQAKYHRSLEVIRRLKDGGMRTKSGIMLGLGETKEEVIQAMQDLYDNGCDVVTLGQYLQPTPKHLPVIRFVHPDEFAEYREIGYAMGLDYVESGPLVRSSYHAEKHIHSGRPNK